A portion of the Methanoculleus sp. SDB genome contains these proteins:
- a CDS encoding ATP synthase subunit K (produces ATP from ADP in the presence of a proton gradient across the membrane; the K subunit is a nonenzymatic component which binds the dimeric form by interacting with the G and E subunits), which yields MVLSVGTVLVIIGAGLAVGISALGAGIGVGIAGAAAAGVTAVDQDKFGVALVFQALPQTQGIYGLLIAILLLMSTGVLGGGSADVPVSVGLTALGVGIAVGLSGLSAIGQGIAASSGVAVAGRDSEAVGKGLVFSVLPETQAIYGLLVAILLMAFTGMFTGVYTLPAAVGFAAIGSGIAIGFAGLSGIGQGITAGAGIVATARNPDVMGRALIFAVMSETFAIFGLLIAILIMFGIGLFGGA from the coding sequence ATGGTGCTAAGTGTGGGTACGGTTCTTGTCATCATCGGAGCGGGTCTGGCTGTGGGAATCTCAGCACTCGGAGCAGGTATAGGCGTTGGAATTGCAGGAGCAGCTGCCGCCGGAGTCACTGCGGTCGATCAGGATAAATTCGGCGTCGCCCTCGTATTCCAGGCACTCCCCCAGACCCAGGGGATATACGGGCTGCTTATTGCAATTCTCCTCCTCATGAGCACGGGCGTCCTTGGCGGCGGGTCCGCGGACGTACCGGTTTCCGTCGGCCTTACGGCGCTCGGTGTCGGCATCGCAGTCGGGTTGTCCGGGCTTTCCGCAATCGGACAGGGCATCGCAGCAAGCAGCGGGGTTGCCGTCGCGGGACGCGACAGCGAGGCGGTTGGAAAAGGCCTTGTGTTCTCGGTCCTTCCGGAAACGCAGGCGATTTACGGTTTGCTGGTTGCCATCCTGCTGATGGCGTTCACCGGCATGTTCACGGGCGTCTACACCCTGCCCGCGGCGGTCGGTTTTGCGGCAATCGGGAGCGGCATTGCCATCGGGTTTGCCGGATTGTCGGGGATAGGTCAGGGCATCACGGCGGGAGCGGGCATCGTCGCCACCGCCCGGAATCCCGATGTCATGGGCAGGGCTCTTATCTTCGCGGTGATGTCCGAGACCTTCGCGATCTTCGGGCTCCTGATAGCTATCCTGATCATGTTCGGAATCGGACTTTTCGGAGGGGCTTAA